A window of Corallococcus macrosporus DSM 14697 contains these coding sequences:
- a CDS encoding GldG family protein, whose protein sequence is MKSANIGKVLGAFGLLLLLSSPFTLFVTPDSAVAAAVKAGAGLVLLGVYGATNFRRFGQFATRRSSAFFATTALTTLGVLAALVAVNYLAFKQNRRWDLTRARIHTLAPQTKATLAAIADPVRAIAFITPAHPQYGQLEALFTLYHAEAPGKFEYSFKDARRSPDLASKYQVREGQTAVVLSRGEGERATHTLLSTVSEQELTHAVLKLNAVGTQKVYFVTGHGEWPLDKEQAPPDDPGASLSELRRQLLQEGYAAEPLNLAGVADVPGDAALVVIAGARVPFVAPEKAALQRYLAAGGRLLYFADAGLRDGLDELLAEYGVLVDEGIVADAQYNSGNPFVVLSLFYSDHVIGKPLAQQGLNVEFPTPRSLALLRMGMAPGVQAQPVVLTSQHAWVETTPQENAMPSDGEKTGQLVLVAAVTRDTASTPGRRFDEARVVVMGDSELLLDPNWGHEPNRNLVMNALGWASNQLTKVTIRPPDREVSTLELDAATINGIRFVSTDLLPLTLLGVGLAIWLSRRNK, encoded by the coding sequence ATGAAAAGCGCAAACATCGGCAAGGTCCTGGGCGCGTTCGGACTGCTGCTGCTGCTGTCCAGCCCCTTCACCCTCTTCGTCACCCCGGACAGCGCCGTGGCCGCCGCCGTGAAGGCGGGCGCGGGGCTGGTGCTGCTGGGCGTCTACGGCGCGACGAACTTCCGGCGCTTCGGCCAGTTCGCCACCCGCCGCTCCAGCGCCTTCTTCGCCACCACGGCGCTCACCACGCTGGGGGTGCTCGCGGCGCTGGTGGCGGTGAACTACCTGGCCTTCAAGCAGAACCGGCGCTGGGATTTGACGCGGGCGCGCATCCACACGCTGGCGCCGCAGACAAAGGCCACGCTGGCCGCCATCGCCGACCCGGTGCGCGCCATCGCGTTCATCACCCCGGCGCATCCGCAGTACGGCCAGTTGGAGGCGCTCTTCACGCTCTACCACGCCGAGGCGCCAGGGAAGTTCGAGTACAGCTTCAAGGACGCGCGCCGCAGCCCGGACCTGGCCTCGAAGTACCAGGTGCGCGAGGGCCAGACGGCGGTGGTGCTGTCGCGCGGCGAAGGCGAGCGCGCCACGCACACCCTGCTCAGCACCGTGTCCGAGCAGGAGCTGACCCACGCGGTCCTCAAGCTGAACGCGGTGGGCACCCAGAAGGTCTACTTCGTCACCGGCCACGGCGAGTGGCCGCTGGACAAGGAGCAGGCGCCGCCCGATGACCCGGGCGCCAGCCTGTCCGAGCTGCGCCGCCAGTTGCTGCAGGAGGGCTACGCCGCGGAGCCGTTGAACCTCGCGGGCGTCGCGGACGTGCCCGGGGACGCCGCCCTGGTCGTCATCGCCGGAGCGCGGGTGCCCTTCGTCGCGCCGGAGAAGGCGGCGCTCCAGCGCTACCTCGCCGCCGGTGGGCGCCTGCTCTACTTCGCCGACGCGGGCCTCCGCGACGGGCTGGACGAGCTGCTGGCGGAGTACGGCGTGCTGGTGGACGAGGGCATCGTCGCGGACGCGCAGTACAACAGCGGCAACCCCTTCGTCGTGCTGTCGCTCTTCTACAGCGACCACGTCATTGGCAAGCCGCTGGCCCAGCAGGGGCTCAACGTGGAGTTTCCCACCCCGCGCAGCCTGGCCCTGCTGCGCATGGGGATGGCGCCGGGCGTCCAGGCGCAGCCGGTGGTGCTCACCTCGCAGCATGCCTGGGTGGAGACCACGCCCCAGGAGAACGCGATGCCGTCGGACGGCGAGAAGACGGGCCAGCTCGTGCTCGTGGCCGCCGTGACGCGCGACACGGCCTCCACGCCGGGCAGGCGCTTCGACGAGGCGCGCGTGGTCGTCATGGGTGATTCGGAGCTCCTCCTGGACCCGAACTGGGGGCACGAGCCCAACCGCAACCTGGTGATGAACGCGCTGGGCTGGGCCTCCAACCAGCTCACGAAGGTCACCATCCGGCCGCCAGACCGCGAGGTCTCCACCCTGGAGCTGGACGCGGCCACGATCAACGGCATCCGCTTCGTCTCCACGGACCTGCTGCCGCTGACCCTGCTGGGCGTGGGCCTGGCCATCTGGCTGTCCAGGCGGAACAAATGA
- a CDS encoding ABC transporter permease, with product MRTALAIARKELSIYFTTPWAYAVFTAMVALTAFYFTDLLQAFNDVQAVARRVGWSQMSPDFNMYRNLTDGVVVELWGSVLVITLVVTPFLSMRLFAEEKRNRTFELLMTAPVRPIEIVLGKYLGGLGVISATLGLTLLFPLLLSAFGRSESGLALEWSTVLLGYGALLLWGATCMAVGLFISALTESQMLAAFLTFCVLLAWMLLGQVARRAEEPMRSALSYVACDLQLQGMLKGVLDAQSLVFFASVIGFSLFLTHRTVEAQRWA from the coding sequence ATGCGCACCGCCCTGGCGATTGCCCGCAAGGAACTGTCCATCTACTTCACCACGCCGTGGGCCTACGCCGTCTTCACCGCGATGGTGGCGCTCACCGCCTTCTACTTCACCGACCTGCTCCAGGCGTTCAACGACGTCCAGGCCGTGGCGCGCCGCGTGGGCTGGTCGCAGATGTCGCCGGACTTCAACATGTACCGCAACCTCACCGACGGGGTGGTGGTGGAGCTGTGGGGCAGCGTGCTGGTCATCACCCTGGTCGTCACGCCCTTCCTGTCCATGCGGCTGTTCGCGGAGGAGAAGCGCAACCGCACCTTCGAGCTGCTGATGACGGCGCCGGTGCGGCCCATTGAAATCGTGCTGGGCAAGTACCTGGGCGGCCTGGGCGTCATCTCCGCCACGCTGGGGCTCACGCTCCTCTTCCCCCTGCTGCTGTCCGCCTTCGGCCGCAGCGAGTCCGGCCTGGCGCTGGAGTGGTCCACCGTCCTGCTGGGCTACGGCGCCCTGCTGCTCTGGGGCGCCACCTGCATGGCCGTGGGCCTGTTCATCTCCGCGCTGACGGAGAGCCAGATGCTGGCGGCCTTCCTCACCTTCTGCGTCCTGCTGGCGTGGATGCTGCTGGGCCAGGTGGCCCGGCGCGCCGAGGAGCCGATGCGCTCCGCGCTGTCCTACGTCGCCTGTGACCTCCAGCTCCAGGGGATGCTCAAGGGCGTGCTGGACGCGCAGTCCCTGGTGTTCTTCGCCTCGGTCATCGGCTTCTCCCTGTTCCTCACCCACCGCACGGTGGAAGCGCAGCGGTGGGCCTGA
- a CDS encoding ABC transporter ATP-binding protein yields the protein MIEVQHLTKRYRDRVAVDDLSFQVEAGEILGFLGPNGAGKSTTMKILTGFLPPSEGVVRVDGHDVEAQPLEVKRRIGYLPELPPLYVEMTVRGYLRFVASLKGLSGGALKAELERVATLMGVTHVMDRVIQNLSKGYKQRVGIAQALLGSPPVLILDEPTEGLDPAQRAELRALIKGLAGKHTVILSTHILPEVTMTCQKVLILHQGRMAAYDDLSQLARVHGQAESASLEEVFIKLTAA from the coding sequence ATGATCGAGGTCCAGCACCTCACCAAGCGATACCGAGACCGGGTGGCCGTGGACGACCTCAGCTTCCAGGTCGAGGCGGGCGAAATCCTGGGCTTTTTGGGCCCCAACGGCGCGGGCAAGTCCACCACCATGAAGATCCTCACCGGCTTCCTGCCGCCGTCGGAGGGGGTGGTCCGCGTGGACGGCCATGACGTGGAGGCGCAGCCGTTGGAGGTGAAGCGCCGCATCGGCTACCTGCCGGAGCTGCCGCCGCTCTACGTGGAGATGACGGTGCGCGGCTACCTGCGCTTCGTGGCGTCCTTGAAGGGGCTGTCGGGCGGCGCCCTCAAGGCCGAGCTGGAGCGGGTGGCCACCCTCATGGGGGTGACGCACGTCATGGACCGCGTCATCCAGAACCTGTCCAAGGGCTACAAGCAGCGCGTGGGAATCGCCCAGGCGCTGCTCGGCTCACCGCCGGTGCTCATCCTGGATGAGCCCACCGAGGGCCTGGACCCCGCGCAGCGCGCCGAGCTGCGCGCGCTCATCAAGGGCCTGGCCGGCAAGCACACGGTCATCCTCTCCACGCACATCCTCCCGGAGGTCACGATGACGTGCCAGAAGGTGCTCATCCTCCACCAGGGCCGGATGGCGGCGTATGACGACCTCTCCCAGCTTGCCCGCGTCCACGGCCAGGCGGAGAGCGCGTCGCTGGAAGAAGTCTTCATCAAGCTGACCGCCGCCTGA
- a CDS encoding metallophosphoesterase family protein → MAAVGDLHCREDHHGRFRQLVKQVNATADLLVLCGDLTDRGMIEEGKVLAEELSALRVPCAAVLGNHDYEHNQVKDICGELAKVGVHVLDGDHFIFEKVLGVAGVKGFGGGFGNATLQAFGEGQTKGFVQEAVTESLKLEAALSHLDVEKKVVIMHYAPVPETLEGENIEIRPFLGTSRLCMPIDHYGAEAVFHGHAHHGARNGKTKSGIPVYNVAMPLLTKHTPEQRYVLLEV, encoded by the coding sequence TTGGCGGCGGTCGGTGACCTGCACTGCCGGGAGGACCATCACGGCCGCTTCCGTCAGCTCGTCAAGCAGGTGAACGCCACGGCGGACCTGCTCGTGCTGTGCGGCGACCTCACCGACCGGGGCATGATTGAAGAGGGCAAGGTGCTGGCGGAGGAGCTGTCCGCCCTCCGCGTGCCGTGCGCGGCGGTGCTGGGCAACCACGACTACGAGCACAACCAGGTGAAGGACATCTGCGGCGAGCTGGCCAAGGTGGGCGTCCACGTGCTGGACGGCGACCACTTCATCTTCGAGAAGGTGCTGGGCGTGGCGGGCGTGAAGGGCTTCGGCGGAGGCTTCGGCAACGCGACGCTCCAGGCCTTCGGCGAGGGCCAGACGAAGGGCTTCGTGCAGGAGGCCGTCACCGAGTCCCTCAAGCTGGAGGCCGCGCTGAGCCACCTGGACGTGGAGAAGAAGGTCGTCATCATGCACTACGCCCCCGTGCCGGAGACGCTGGAGGGGGAGAACATCGAGATTCGCCCCTTCCTGGGCACCAGCCGCCTGTGCATGCCCATTGACCACTACGGCGCGGAGGCGGTGTTCCACGGCCACGCGCACCACGGCGCCCGCAACGGGAAGACGAAGAGCGGCATCCCCGTCTACAACGTGGCCATGCCGCTGCTGACGAAGCACACCCCTGAACAGCGGTACGTCCTGCTGGAGGTGTAG
- a CDS encoding N,N-dimethylformamidase beta subunit family domain-containing protein encodes MAQAGRWAGWVCGLALVFVGMGCDEAAVRPVIPGDKHDTPPLNDGYDGGDGEPHPGLVDAGTPDAGGVQPEPPDAGPVEPPPRDADAVREENRKPGTTAWRITRNAHSREIEGYALKATLTQGETLRVAVSVSEARAFRWYVYRMGHYGGTGAREVARGGPVQGVRQGDCPADRATGVVACTWAPSLELPVGEDWVRGVYLVKLVREDNHQRYVPFFVRDENPRAEVAVLIPTATWAAYNTWGGTSLYDDRERVMREHGVSRGFQVSYDRPNYRGHGSGHLLTDDLSLVQWLESQDLDVGYFTDEDLDASYDFLAGAKVFFMSGHDEYWTPRIRDHADRAVAEGRSLLNLGANNAYWQVQMAPSKDGRPRRVITCYKGHANDPFTGAQRTVKFRERVVGRPENALLGVQFSARWHQFGFPTVITHPNHWALAGSGLKAGDTLWMANGYEVDQLVSNGRAPEGLEVLAESPLLSLQGAFGFGHMVLRKQGRAYVFSSGGIDFVRTLASEDMADPRAARIVANVLYKALGRPVPDTLVRFERQNVASAQGPFASEVKTVAGVPGRRGRAGVPVAANALGAPTAVALLPGGGYVVADGLGNAVKRVTREGEVETVATGLNGPMGIAVDAAGNVYVADTDHYVIRRIDVEGKVEVFAGGTPGLQDGPAKQAAFNQPTGMTVTPDGTALLVADMNNGVIRRIDLVAEGHPVTTLQGDWLYRPSGVAVSADGRTLYVVESGMSRVVRIRDGLTSVVAGSTPGYRDGAPTSAQFLPYLGIAVLKDGSLAVADPGNYRVRRVVLEADGTARKVTTLAGNGRYGHADGPGDKAELVLPAGLTVGPDGRLYVADAGNGLVRAITP; translated from the coding sequence ATGGCTCAGGCAGGCCGTTGGGCGGGCTGGGTGTGCGGGCTCGCGCTCGTGTTCGTGGGGATGGGCTGTGACGAAGCAGCCGTGCGCCCGGTGATTCCGGGTGACAAACACGACACGCCTCCCCTGAACGATGGCTACGACGGCGGGGACGGCGAGCCGCACCCGGGCCTCGTCGACGCGGGCACGCCGGACGCCGGTGGCGTGCAGCCCGAGCCTCCCGACGCGGGCCCCGTGGAGCCGCCGCCCCGGGACGCGGACGCCGTCCGCGAGGAGAACCGCAAGCCGGGGACCACGGCGTGGCGCATCACCCGCAACGCCCACAGCCGCGAAATCGAAGGCTACGCGCTGAAGGCCACGCTGACGCAGGGCGAGACGCTGCGCGTCGCGGTGTCGGTGTCCGAGGCCCGTGCCTTCCGCTGGTACGTGTACCGGATGGGGCACTACGGCGGCACGGGCGCCCGCGAGGTGGCGCGCGGTGGCCCGGTGCAGGGCGTGCGTCAGGGGGACTGCCCCGCGGACCGGGCCACGGGCGTCGTCGCCTGCACCTGGGCGCCCTCGCTGGAGCTTCCCGTCGGCGAGGACTGGGTGCGCGGCGTGTACCTGGTGAAGCTGGTGCGCGAGGACAACCACCAGCGCTACGTGCCCTTCTTCGTGCGGGATGAGAACCCGCGCGCGGAGGTGGCCGTCCTCATCCCCACCGCCACCTGGGCCGCCTACAACACATGGGGGGGCACCAGCCTCTATGACGACCGGGAGCGGGTGATGCGCGAGCATGGCGTCAGCCGCGGCTTCCAGGTGTCCTATGACCGGCCCAACTACCGCGGGCATGGCAGCGGCCACCTGCTGACGGATGACCTGAGCCTGGTTCAGTGGCTGGAGTCGCAGGACCTGGACGTGGGCTACTTCACCGACGAGGACCTGGACGCCAGCTACGACTTCCTGGCCGGCGCGAAGGTCTTCTTCATGTCGGGCCACGACGAGTACTGGACCCCGCGCATCCGGGACCACGCGGACCGGGCGGTGGCGGAGGGCCGTTCCCTCCTCAACCTGGGCGCGAACAACGCGTACTGGCAGGTGCAGATGGCGCCGTCGAAGGACGGTCGGCCTCGCCGCGTCATCACCTGCTACAAGGGCCACGCGAACGACCCGTTCACCGGCGCCCAGCGCACGGTGAAGTTCCGCGAGCGCGTCGTGGGCCGCCCGGAGAACGCGCTGCTCGGCGTGCAGTTCTCCGCGCGCTGGCACCAGTTCGGCTTCCCGACGGTCATCACCCACCCGAACCACTGGGCGCTGGCGGGCTCGGGCCTGAAGGCCGGGGACACGCTGTGGATGGCCAATGGCTATGAGGTGGATCAGCTCGTGAGCAACGGCCGCGCGCCGGAGGGCCTGGAGGTGCTGGCCGAGTCCCCGCTGCTGTCGCTCCAGGGCGCCTTCGGCTTCGGCCACATGGTGCTGCGCAAGCAGGGCAGGGCCTACGTGTTCTCCTCGGGCGGCATCGACTTCGTGCGCACCCTGGCCTCCGAGGACATGGCGGACCCGCGCGCGGCCCGCATCGTGGCGAACGTGCTCTACAAGGCGCTGGGCCGCCCGGTGCCCGACACGCTGGTGCGCTTCGAGCGGCAGAACGTGGCGAGCGCCCAGGGGCCCTTCGCCTCCGAGGTCAAGACGGTGGCGGGCGTGCCCGGACGGCGCGGCCGCGCGGGTGTCCCCGTGGCGGCGAACGCGCTGGGCGCGCCCACTGCGGTGGCCCTGCTGCCGGGTGGGGGGTACGTCGTGGCGGACGGCCTGGGCAACGCGGTGAAGCGCGTGACACGGGAGGGCGAGGTGGAGACGGTGGCCACGGGGCTCAACGGGCCCATGGGCATCGCCGTGGACGCCGCGGGCAACGTGTACGTGGCCGACACCGACCACTACGTCATCCGCCGCATCGACGTGGAAGGGAAGGTGGAGGTGTTCGCGGGAGGCACGCCGGGCCTCCAGGACGGCCCCGCGAAGCAGGCGGCCTTCAACCAGCCCACGGGAATGACGGTGACGCCGGACGGCACCGCGCTGCTGGTGGCGGACATGAACAACGGCGTGATTCGCCGCATCGACCTGGTGGCGGAGGGCCACCCGGTGACGACGCTGCAGGGCGACTGGCTCTACCGGCCCTCGGGCGTGGCGGTGAGCGCGGACGGGCGCACGCTTTACGTCGTCGAGTCCGGCATGTCCCGCGTGGTGCGCATCCGGGACGGCCTCACGTCGGTGGTGGCGGGCTCCACGCCCGGCTACCGCGACGGCGCGCCGACGTCCGCCCAGTTCCTGCCGTACCTGGGCATCGCGGTGCTGAAGGATGGCTCGCTCGCGGTGGCGGACCCCGGCAACTACCGCGTGCGCCGCGTCGTGCTGGAGGCGGACGGCACCGCGCGCAAGGTGACGACGCTGGCCGGCAACGGGCGCTACGGCCACGCGGACGGGCCGGGAGACAAGGCGGAGCTCGTGCTCCCGGCCGGCCTGACGGTGGGGCCGGACGGCCGCCTCTACGTGGCGGACGCCGGCAACGGCCTGGTGCGCGCAATCACTCCGTGA
- a CDS encoding aspartate kinase, producing the protein MPIVVQKYGGSSVAGVEKLRKVAQRVKARRDAGYQVVVVVSAMGDTTDELLALAKGVSADPPRRELDMLLTCGERISMALLSMALQELGVPAISFTGSQSGIITTDAHAQARIVEVRPYRIHDELARGKVVIVAGYQGVSFKKEVTTLGRGGSDTTAVALAAALDAEACEIYSDVDGVFSADPRVVPDARKLESLSYDEMQELASAGAKVLNAQAVEWAKARGITILARTAHGQGTGTAVQELAVPTDSRLKGVTADAEMAVLSAAEPVRLPELLEFLDARAVRGRTLDFEGGEGGPRRTAIAVPLADIHGADALRRELATRFGDAVSWREDLGTVTCVGVGLNADWAPLRRALVAAEELGARVHAAHTSPLQLTLLVDKAHLKALTARLHRELLGG; encoded by the coding sequence ATGCCAATCGTGGTCCAGAAGTACGGCGGCTCGTCGGTCGCCGGCGTGGAGAAGCTCCGCAAGGTCGCCCAACGGGTGAAGGCCAGGCGAGACGCGGGCTATCAGGTGGTGGTGGTGGTGAGCGCCATGGGCGACACCACCGACGAGCTGCTGGCGCTGGCCAAGGGCGTGTCGGCGGACCCTCCGCGCCGCGAGCTGGACATGCTGCTCACGTGCGGCGAGCGCATCTCCATGGCGCTGCTCTCCATGGCGCTCCAGGAGCTGGGCGTGCCGGCCATCAGCTTCACCGGCAGCCAGAGCGGCATCATCACCACGGACGCGCACGCCCAGGCCCGCATCGTGGAGGTGCGGCCGTACCGCATCCACGACGAGCTGGCGCGAGGCAAGGTCGTCATCGTGGCGGGCTACCAGGGCGTCTCCTTCAAGAAGGAGGTGACGACGCTGGGGCGCGGCGGCTCGGACACCACGGCGGTGGCGCTGGCGGCGGCGCTGGACGCGGAGGCCTGTGAAATCTACTCGGACGTGGACGGCGTGTTCAGCGCGGACCCGCGGGTGGTGCCGGACGCGCGCAAGCTGGAGTCCTTGAGCTACGACGAGATGCAGGAGCTGGCCAGCGCGGGCGCCAAGGTGCTCAACGCGCAGGCGGTGGAGTGGGCCAAGGCCCGGGGCATCACCATCCTCGCGCGCACGGCGCACGGGCAGGGGACGGGCACGGCGGTGCAGGAGCTGGCCGTCCCCACGGACAGCCGGCTCAAGGGCGTCACCGCCGACGCGGAGATGGCCGTGCTGTCCGCCGCCGAGCCGGTCCGCCTGCCCGAGCTGCTGGAGTTCCTGGACGCGCGCGCCGTCCGGGGCCGGACGCTGGACTTCGAGGGCGGAGAGGGAGGCCCGCGCCGGACGGCCATCGCCGTGCCGCTGGCGGACATCCATGGCGCGGACGCGCTGCGCCGTGAGCTGGCCACGCGCTTCGGGGACGCGGTGTCGTGGCGCGAGGACCTGGGCACCGTCACCTGCGTGGGCGTGGGGTTGAACGCGGACTGGGCGCCGCTGCGCCGGGCGCTGGTCGCCGCCGAGGAGCTGGGCGCGCGCGTCCACGCGGCCCATACGTCGCCTTTGCAACTGACGCTGCTGGTGGACAAGGCGCACCTGAAGGCGCTGACGGCCCGGCTGCACCGGGAGCTCCTCGGAGGGTAG
- a CDS encoding nucleotidyltransferase: MEKRHPNHPGEMGTDAQLVERERAPDEINARARAVGLLLDAGVPFVVGGAYAYATYTGIYRDTKDLDLFPRKADALRALQILEKDGWRTERADEVWLYKAFKGDYFVDFIFSSGNGVAVVDDAWFEHAPRATIFGHECLVAPAEEMIWSKAFVNERERYDGADVNHLLLKAGHAMDWERMMRRFDRYWEVLLSHLMMFRFAYPSERDIVPEWVMAELMSRTLSTLREGGWEEKLCRGNLISRVNYHVDIHHWGFGDGRSWDENERQRGDESGARSELENSVGGGR; encoded by the coding sequence ATGGAAAAGAGACACCCCAACCATCCCGGCGAGATGGGTACGGACGCGCAGTTGGTGGAGCGTGAGCGAGCCCCGGACGAAATCAACGCCCGGGCCAGGGCCGTCGGACTGCTGCTCGACGCCGGGGTGCCCTTCGTCGTGGGCGGTGCCTACGCGTACGCCACGTACACGGGTATCTACCGCGACACCAAGGACCTGGACCTCTTCCCCCGGAAGGCGGACGCGCTCCGGGCGTTGCAAATCCTGGAGAAGGACGGCTGGCGCACCGAACGCGCGGACGAGGTCTGGCTCTACAAGGCCTTCAAGGGCGACTACTTCGTCGACTTCATCTTCTCCTCCGGCAACGGCGTGGCGGTGGTGGACGACGCGTGGTTCGAGCACGCCCCGCGCGCCACCATCTTCGGCCACGAGTGTCTGGTGGCCCCCGCCGAGGAGATGATCTGGTCCAAGGCGTTCGTGAACGAGCGCGAGCGCTATGATGGCGCGGACGTGAATCACCTGCTGCTCAAGGCGGGCCACGCCATGGACTGGGAGCGGATGATGCGCCGCTTCGACCGGTACTGGGAGGTGCTGCTCAGCCACCTCATGATGTTCCGCTTCGCCTACCCGTCCGAACGGGACATCGTCCCCGAGTGGGTGATGGCGGAGCTGATGAGCCGCACGCTGAGCACGCTGCGCGAGGGGGGCTGGGAAGAGAAGCTGTGCCGCGGCAACCTGATTTCCCGCGTGAACTATCACGTGGACATCCACCACTGGGGCTTTGGCGACGGAAGGTCCTGGGACGAGAACGAACGACAGCGGGGGGACGAGAGTGGCGCGCGATCCGAGCTCGAAAATTCGGTTGGCGGCGGTCGGTGA
- a CDS encoding RNA polymerase sigma factor: protein MTGTNRPRLQVVPGGPRQDRRAFLRELYMKHGGSVLGRCRYLLKDATKAEDAMHDVFARALTHGEDFRAEASPLTWLMKIATHHCLNQLRGERAGWRQWFERDAAARPEGHGGQEAMETRDLVRRLLARVDLETQAAAVHYHVDGMTLEEVASLLGRSVPTIRKRLEHFAALGGEELNVR from the coding sequence GTGACGGGAACGAACCGGCCGCGCCTCCAGGTGGTTCCAGGTGGTCCACGACAGGACCGCCGGGCCTTCCTGCGGGAGTTGTATATGAAACATGGCGGCAGCGTGCTGGGGCGCTGCCGCTACCTGTTGAAGGACGCGACGAAGGCGGAGGATGCGATGCACGACGTGTTCGCCCGCGCCCTCACTCACGGCGAGGACTTCCGCGCGGAGGCCTCGCCGCTGACGTGGCTGATGAAGATTGCCACCCACCACTGCCTCAACCAGCTTCGCGGCGAGCGCGCCGGCTGGCGCCAGTGGTTCGAGCGGGACGCCGCCGCCCGCCCGGAAGGACACGGCGGCCAGGAGGCCATGGAGACGCGGGACCTGGTGCGCCGGCTGCTGGCGCGCGTGGACCTGGAGACACAAGCGGCCGCCGTCCACTACCACGTCGACGGCATGACACTGGAAGAGGTGGCCTCGCTGCTGGGGCGCTCCGTGCCCACCATCCGCAAGCGCCTGGAGCACTTCGCCGCGCTGGGCGGAGAGGAGCTGAACGTCCGATGA
- a CDS encoding DUF4340 domain-containing protein, which yields MTPVRAKWPRGARIAATAWLVFSACTGEQASDAREARRKADAQERLFVTGEEPATGEDPGSPAKPVFTHLTVRARGLTTELAREPDGTWKVTAPVSARAEAAVVESILDTLASSRFSATVKEAPTDADLDGYGLKPPRFTVTARAYLPDARGKGAEDPARQRTVTLHGGRENTYDGSVYVRRDEAPTVHAAAGTVRWALDRDTFALRAKDLLAPLDERALKGIDVKAGQRAYQLARDADGKGWRLQSPVAAQADAARVEALVKALVEQRALSFPEDSPEARKRLGLETPSVDARFTGGPGGPVRIRMSRVTADGVARAYALREQGPRAVLGEVTEDALAVLDVGVRELKDRRVLDFRRQDVRRIVFHPGGGAPAITVVNTSDAKEGAGSWEMESPRQGKAQHFKLASLLRALDGLKATGFGEARPRSWARYGVTEQSRGAALLGADGKELARLWLGDEVPDEPGTRYARGSGTDVVKVPDSRLTLPTRPEDLLEAAPARPTPDSTSTRP from the coding sequence ATGACCCCTGTCCGCGCGAAGTGGCCGCGTGGCGCGCGCATCGCGGCCACGGCGTGGCTGGTCTTCTCCGCCTGCACCGGAGAGCAGGCATCCGATGCGCGCGAGGCCCGGCGGAAGGCGGACGCCCAGGAGCGACTCTTCGTCACGGGTGAGGAGCCCGCGACCGGAGAGGACCCGGGCTCGCCCGCGAAGCCCGTGTTCACCCACCTGACGGTGCGGGCCCGCGGCCTCACCACGGAGCTCGCGCGCGAGCCGGACGGCACCTGGAAGGTGACGGCGCCGGTGTCCGCCCGCGCCGAGGCCGCCGTGGTGGAGTCCATCCTCGACACGCTGGCGTCTTCCCGCTTCAGCGCCACCGTGAAGGAGGCGCCCACGGACGCCGACCTGGACGGCTACGGGCTGAAGCCTCCCCGCTTCACCGTCACGGCCCGCGCGTACCTCCCCGACGCGCGGGGGAAAGGCGCGGAGGACCCCGCCCGCCAGCGCACGGTGACGCTGCACGGGGGCCGGGAGAACACCTACGACGGCTCCGTCTACGTGCGCCGGGACGAGGCGCCGACGGTCCACGCCGCCGCCGGCACCGTCCGCTGGGCCCTGGACCGGGACACCTTCGCGCTGCGCGCCAAGGACCTCCTGGCGCCCCTGGACGAACGCGCGCTGAAGGGAATCGACGTGAAGGCCGGGCAGCGCGCGTATCAGCTCGCGCGGGACGCGGATGGCAAGGGCTGGCGTCTGCAGTCACCGGTGGCCGCGCAGGCGGACGCGGCGCGCGTCGAGGCCCTGGTGAAGGCGCTGGTGGAGCAACGCGCCCTGTCCTTCCCGGAGGACTCGCCCGAGGCCCGGAAGCGGCTGGGCCTCGAAACGCCCTCGGTCGATGCCCGCTTCACCGGTGGCCCCGGCGGACCGGTGCGCATCCGGATGTCCCGCGTGACGGCGGACGGCGTGGCGCGCGCCTACGCCCTGCGGGAACAGGGCCCGCGGGCCGTGCTGGGCGAGGTCACCGAGGACGCCCTGGCCGTGCTCGACGTGGGCGTCCGGGAGCTGAAGGACCGGCGCGTGCTGGACTTCCGGCGCCAGGACGTGCGCCGCATCGTGTTCCATCCGGGCGGCGGCGCGCCGGCCATCACCGTGGTGAACACGTCGGACGCGAAGGAAGGCGCGGGGAGCTGGGAGATGGAGTCCCCACGTCAGGGCAAGGCGCAGCACTTCAAGCTGGCCTCGCTGCTGCGCGCCTTGGACGGACTGAAGGCCACGGGCTTCGGCGAGGCGCGCCCCAGGAGCTGGGCCCGCTATGGCGTGACGGAGCAGTCCCGCGGCGCCGCGCTGCTGGGCGCGGACGGCAAGGAGCTGGCCCGGCTGTGGCTGGGCGACGAAGTCCCGGACGAACCCGGCACACGCTACGCGCGGGGCTCCGGGACGGACGTCGTCAAGGTGCCCGACTCACGGCTGACGCTGCCCACCCGGCCCGAGGACCTGCTGGAGGCGGCCCCCGCGCGGCCCACGCCCGACTCCACGTCCACGCGGCCATGA